The genomic interval ATTGCCAGTGATTTGTTTATTGACTGATTTTTTAATTAAAAAAGCAATGTTAAAATGCATTCGAACTTCGGCCGCATTAGTCCGAAAGCTCAACCTGGCAGCATTTTAACATTGCTTTTCTTCTCAGCTTATTCAGAAACCAACTCAGCAGTTAGAGAAAGTTCGGCATTCAGTACCTGAGATACCGGACATTTCTTTTTCGATTTTTCAGAAATTTCTTCAAATTTCTCAGCAGTTATTCCGGGTATTTTTGCCGTCAAATCAATATGACTTTTTGTTATCTGCCCTTTTGAAGGATCAAGTGTAATAGTTGCAGTAGCATTTAATTCGTCAGCTGTGAAACCTTCTGCATTTAAATCAAAGCTTAATTGCATGGCAAAACATCCCGCATGTGCCGCTGCAATGAGTTCTTCCGGATTAGTTCCTTTGCCATCAGCAAAACGTGTGTTGAAAGAGTATTGCGTATTTTCTAAAACAGTGCTCTGGGTGCTCATTGTTCCGGTACCTTCTTTTCCTGTACCTTTCCAAACTGCTGTTGCTTTACGATTGATCATATCTTTTTATTTTTAGAATAATAAATTGTTTTTAATCTTGTAATCACGAAAAGTACGATCTAGCTGCGTTCTACGCAAGTTAATTTATTATTAAGCGTTTCAATTGCAATATCTGGCACTACTTTGTTAACGAAGGTTAACGTCCAATTGGAAATTAAACTTTATCGTTGTAGTTTGATCCAAAGTAAAAATCATTTTTAACTCACCATTACCTAATAAACAAAATGAACAAGAAACTAATCCCGTTGTTATTTATAATTGCAGTACTATTTCAGGCTTGTTCCGGATCCGATGGACGAGATGGATTACCAGGCGCTGATGGCGTAAATATTGTTGCCCAGACTTTCGAAGTTGAAAACGTAAATTTTACTGCTGCTAACTCTTACAGTTATCTTCAAACATATGC from Dyadobacter sp. NIV53 carries:
- a CDS encoding OsmC family protein, with amino-acid sequence MINRKATAVWKGTGKEGTGTMSTQSTVLENTQYSFNTRFADGKGTNPEELIAAAHAGCFAMQLSFDLNAEGFTADELNATATITLDPSKGQITKSHIDLTAKIPGITAEKFEEISEKSKKKCPVSQVLNAELSLTAELVSE